In Nitrospira sp., the following are encoded in one genomic region:
- a CDS encoding thiol reductase thioredoxin: MSGLRAVTDWEFDQVVEQAGVPVLVEFWQPGCGPCQALMRELEQVQREASDRLLVLTLNVQEQHQIPAELEIVSLPALALYRNGQFERFIGGLGTKQEILKQLALGRS; this comes from the coding sequence ATGAGCGGATTGCGCGCAGTCACCGATTGGGAATTCGACCAGGTTGTCGAGCAGGCGGGCGTGCCGGTGCTGGTAGAGTTCTGGCAGCCGGGCTGTGGACCTTGTCAGGCCCTGATGCGGGAACTCGAGCAAGTGCAGAGGGAAGCCAGCGACCGCCTGTTGGTTCTGACACTAAATGTGCAGGAGCAACATCAAATTCCGGCTGAGTTGGAGATCGTAAGCCTGCCGGCGCTGGCGCTGTATCGCAATGGTCAGTTTGAACGGTTTATCGGCGGCCTTGGGACGAAGCAGGAAATTCTCAAGCAGCTCGCCCTGGGACGCAGCTAA